In Primulina huaijiensis isolate GDHJ02 chromosome 4, ASM1229523v2, whole genome shotgun sequence, the DNA window TAACCTCAACTGGACAGCTCTTTACATTTGGAGATGGTACTTTTGGTGTTTTGGGACATGGAAATAGAGAAAGTGTTTCGTACCCGAGGGAGGTCGAGTCTCTCTCAGGATTGAGGACaatcactgttgcatgtggagTGTGGCATACTGCTGCTGTGGTTGAGGTTATTGTAACTCAGTCCAGTGCAAGTGTTTCGTCTGGGAAACTGTTTACTTGGGGCGATGGTGATAAAAATCGTCTTGGTCATGGTGATAAAGAATCTCGGCTGAAGCCTACTTGTGTGCCTGCTCTAATAGatcataattttcagaaaattgctTGTGGGCATAGTTTGACAATCGGCCTAACAACGTCTGGTCGTATTTTCACAATGGGAAGTTCAGTCTATGGTCAGCTCGGAAATCCTCAATCAGATGGAAGGTTACCTTGTTTGGTCGATGACAAGCTTATTGGCGAATCTGTTGAAGAAATTGCTTGTGGTGCCTATCACGTGGCTGTATTAACTTCCAAAAATGAGGTATATACATGGGGTAAGGGTGCTAATGGGAGATTGGGCCTTGGAGATGTAGAAGATAGGAAAACGCCGGTTCTGGTTGAAGCATTGAAGGATAGACACGTTAAATTTCTTGCTTGTGGTTCGAATTACACTACCGCAATATGTCTTCACAAATGGGTTTCTGGTGCGGAGCAGTCCCAGTGCTCTGCTTGTAGACAGGCGTTTGGCTTTACGAGAAAGAGGCATAATTGCTACAACTGTGGACTAGTACACTGCCACGCTTGCAGTTCTAAAAAAGCTTTACGGGCAGCTTTGGCACCTAATCCTGGCAAGCCATATCGGGTGTGTGATTCTTGTTATGTGAAACTGAGTAAGGTAGCAGAAGCCAGTAGCTACAATCGAAAAAATGTTATTCCACGCCTTTCAGGTGAAAATAAGGATAGGCTGGACAAGGCGGATTTAAAGTTGGCCAAGTCGGCCATGTCATCTAACTTTGATTTGATCAAGCAGTTCGATATAAAACTAGCCAAACAAGGGAAGAAAGCTGAAACATTCTCGTTAGGTCGGTCCTCTCAGGTTCCTTCTCTATTTCAGCCTTCTCTATTTCAACTGAGAGATGCTGTCATGCCTACATATACTGATGTGCGTCGTACAGTTCCAAAACCAATTATTGCACCCTCGAATGCTAGTTCTCGCTCCGTTTCACCTTTCTCTAGAAAAACAAGCCCTCCTAGATCAGCAACACCCGTTCCTACAACATCAGGACtttcttttaataaaaacattggTGATAGCATAAAGAAGACCAATGAAGTTCTGAATCATGAAGTGAGCAAGTTGCGTGTTCAGGTACATCGTCAAGCTCTATTTCTTTAATTCTTTCCTTTTTTAGCTATATTTCTGAAACTTTCCTCATTTTTAATATTGGTTATCATGAATTTGATGTAGGTGGAGAGTCTGAGAAATCGATGTGAAATGCAAGAGCAGGAGCTTCAGAAATCAGCAAAGAAGGTCCAAGAAGCAATGTCATTAGCTGCTGAGGAATCTGCTAAATGTAAAGCAGCAAAAGAAGTGATCAAGTCTCTTGCTGCACAGGTCTGTGTAactacacacacatacatattgATTGAAAGACCGCAAAGAATGTGTTTTAACGCTGATATTCTCTCATTCCAGCTCAAAGATATGGCTGAGAAATTACCTCCTGGGGCGTATGACCCTGAAAGTCTCAAACTTGTATACCTGCCAAACGGATTGGAACCAAATGGTGTACTCTACCCTGGTGCAAATGGAGAAACAAATTCAAGTACCGACCAAATCAGCAGCTCCTACTTGGCTTCCCATCCTAGAATTGATTCTGCTCCAACAAACGGTAGGCAAATGCCTTCAGAAGTGCTTTCAGGAGATGCTGTTAGAAGCAATGAAAGCAATTCCCAGGCTGAGGGAATTGGGCTTTCCACTGCCAACAGGACAAATGATGGCTTGAACATCAGAATTCCCAATGGTGGTGGAAGTGTCCAAGCTAACCGGAGCAGTGTATCCGAGGGTGCTGACACTAAAGAATCTGGGCCTAACCCAGACGGTGGAAATGGCTCAAGATCTGGGAACTTGGATGTTCTTGGCAGTGCCAGTCAAATCGAGGCTGAATGGATTGAGCAATATGAACCTGGTGTGTACATAACACTCGTAGCCTTTCGTGATGGCACTAGAGATCTCAAGCGTGTGCGATTCAGGTATTTAAGATGTTCCATTTCTCTCTGTAACACGTATGTAGTCGTTTCGTGATACTGAATTCTTGAAGACAGTCCTTAGAATCTTATTTGAGCAGTGGTGCTGAACATAGAGATTCTAGAATTCAGTCAGACAACCCTATGCCACATGAGAGTAACACTCTCCATATTTCCCCACCCCTTGAATGTGGGGTGGGAAGGCCTAGTATTGTAGTGGAGCCCTTGCCCCTCCTCTCCACTCGGCCGTGACTTGTAGTTGAAACACGTGTCACGTTTCGTCTGCCGAACaatctattttcaaaaattactatGAAACACAAGAGACTCAACTTTAATGCTTTTTCCTTGTAGTCGGAGAAGATTCGGGGAGCACCAGGCGGAGACCTGGTGGTCAGAGAACCGGGAAAAAGTTTACGATAGGTACAACGTTCGTGGAACCGACAAGTCATCTACCCGAACATCAGATCGGCCCCTTTCGCCATCTTCACAAATTTAGGCTAAAATTATCTTTCTGAGCTACACTAGCAGCTTCCCGAGTATTGTTTGTGATGGAACAAACACCCATTTTTTGATATGTCTGTTATCCATTTTTTTAGCTTCTTCTTACTTTGTACTTCTATTCTCCTCCCTATTTCACCATTGCCGGCAGTTGCTGGCTTTTGATCTTACAATATGGTGTTAGGTGTATATATGCTATAACACTTTAGCCGCGTTACGGCTCGGAGGTCGATCGATCTTTTCGTGTTACGTCGTGGCTcgtttatgtattattttgtgcgtcaaaatatataaattaaagaaaatccaAATATGTATTATCATTAAAACTGGAGACTTATTTTACAATGAGTAGggctcttgtgagatggtctcacaaatctttatctgtgagacgggtcaatcttatcaatattcataataaaaagtaatactcttagcataaaaagtaatattttttcatgaatgatctaaataaaatagtcgtctcacaaaatacgatccgtataAATTTCCGACTCCCCCCTTCAAACTTTAAACCTCAACTTGAAccaaatgaaatgaaaccattaaaaaaaaataattttgagggAGTAGTTTCTCTGTAAATTTGAGTAAATTTATCTTTAGGAAAATAGTTCGAATAAAATTTATTACGTACTTTTAGGAAGAATTGCGATCAACCCCTATAGAATGTCAAAATTGGGTAAAACTCCCCCAAAATATTAATAGGTGTTTAAGTCCaagtgtttttaaaataaaagtttgtgTTGAGTGTAATAATTGTTTTTGCTGGTAGAGCAATTGAAACATGATGCTTGTGTTGTAcaatttaaaatgtttgattTCCACAATTATTATcagctataatttttggtaaagcggcaagtgTTTGATCCTACAATATCAAAGTTAAGGTCAcatgttcgat includes these proteins:
- the LOC140975164 gene encoding PH, RCC1 and FYVE domains-containing protein 1-like, coding for MADLGSYGNADRDIEQALIALKKGAQLLKYGRKGKPKFYPFRLSTDEKSLIWISSSGERNLKLASVSRIIPGQRTAVFQRYLRPDKDYLSFSLIYNNGKRSLDLICKDKVEAEIWIAGLKSLISSGQAGRSKIDGWNDGGLYFDDNKDLPSNSPSNSSVSAARKVSSSEVSISSNISSSPKSSSIDNSIYSERSHVALDQPIMQVKGSGSDAFRVSVSSAPSTSSHGSAPDDCDALGDVYIWGEVICDNVIKVGPEKNSSSVSTKADVLLPRPLECNVVLDVHHIACGVRHAALVTRQGEVFSWGEESGGRLGHGVGKDVTQPRLVESLSFCGVDLVACGEFHSCAVTMGGELYTWGDGTHKAGLLGHGTDVSHWIPKRISGPLEGLQVALVTCGPWHTALVTSTGQLFTFGDGTFGVLGHGNRESVSYPREVESLSGLRTITVACGVWHTAAVVEVIVTQSSASVSSGKLFTWGDGDKNRLGHGDKESRLKPTCVPALIDHNFQKIACGHSLTIGLTTSGRIFTMGSSVYGQLGNPQSDGRLPCLVDDKLIGESVEEIACGAYHVAVLTSKNEVYTWGKGANGRLGLGDVEDRKTPVLVEALKDRHVKFLACGSNYTTAICLHKWVSGAEQSQCSACRQAFGFTRKRHNCYNCGLVHCHACSSKKALRAALAPNPGKPYRVCDSCYVKLSKVAEASSYNRKNVIPRLSGENKDRLDKADLKLAKSAMSSNFDLIKQFDIKLAKQGKKAETFSLGRSSQVPSLFQPSLFQLRDAVMPTYTDVRRTVPKPIIAPSNASSRSVSPFSRKTSPPRSATPVPTTSGLSFNKNIGDSIKKTNEVLNHEVSKLRVQVESLRNRCEMQEQELQKSAKKVQEAMSLAAEESAKCKAAKEVIKSLAAQLKDMAEKLPPGAYDPESLKLVYLPNGLEPNGVLYPGANGETNSSTDQISSSYLASHPRIDSAPTNGRQMPSEVLSGDAVRSNESNSQAEGIGLSTANRTNDGLNIRIPNGGGSVQANRSSVSEGADTKESGPNPDGGNGSRSGNLDVLGSASQIEAEWIEQYEPGVYITLVAFRDGTRDLKRVRFSRRRFGEHQAETWWSENREKVYDRYNVRGTDKSSTRTSDRPLSPSSQI